In Oxalobacteraceae bacterium OTU3CINTB1, the sequence GGTAGTACATTTCCAGCTCGTTGAGCTCCAGCGCCTTGCGCAGGCTTTGCTCGAGCGCGATCTTCTGGTGCGACACGTCGAGCATCGAGTCGTGATAGAAGCTGTGGCCATTCTTGCCCAGCGCCTTGACCTGGTACATGGCGATGTCGGCATGGCGCAGCAGCTCGTCGATGGTCTCGCCGTCGTTCGGATAAATGGCGATGCCGATCGAGGCGGAGATGTGCACCTGGTGCCCATCGAGGTCGAACGGCTCGTGCAGGCTCTCAAGGAACTTGTCGGCGATGGCCTTGGCGTCCTGGCGGTCGCGCAGCTCCGGCAGCACGATGGTGAATTCGTCGCCGCCCTGGCGCGCCAGCGTGTCACCCCGGCGCAGGCAGGTTTTCAGGCGCTGCGACACCTGCTGCAGCAGCTCGTCGCCCTTGACGTGGCCCAGCGTATCGTTGACCAGCTTGAAGCGGTCAAGGTCGATGAACATCACCGCCAGCTCGGTCAGCTTACGTTTGGCCTGGATCACGGCGAGGCCCAGGCGGTCCTTGAACAGCATGCGGTTAGGCAGGTCGGTCAGGATGTCGTGGTAGGCCTGGTAGGAGATCACTTCCTCCGCGCGCTTGCGGTCCGTGATGTCGCGCGCGACGCCGTAGGTGCCGAAGAATTCGTGCTTCTTCACGCTGTGATCGGGGACATGCATGCCGATCGCGTTGAGCGAAATCGTCATCAAGGTGTTGTTGAAGGTGCGCTCGATGCCGCCGCCGGTATTGCACTTGAGGCGCAGTTCGACGTTGCGCGAGGCCCGCTCGTCGACGCGGCGCTCGTTGAAGGCGTAGCGGGCGCGCTCCTGGTCCTCGTCGTGCACCAGGATCGAGTAGTGCTTGCCGATCAGTTCTTCGCGGGTGAAGCCGAGCAGCTGCTGCACACGGTCGTTGATGAAGGTGAACTTGCCTTCGTGGTTCAGCGTATAGATGATGTCCGGCGAGCTGTCGACCAGGTAGCGGTACATCTTCTCCGAGTTTTCCAGCTTGGAGGCGATGCGCTCGTTGTCGACCGCCAGGCGGCGCTTTTGCAGCGCATTCTCCACGGTCTTGAGCAGCTCCTCGCGGCTATAGGGCTTGCGCAGGTAGTCGTAGGCGCCGCGTTTAAGCGCGCCGATGGCGGCGTCGATGCCGACCTCCCCGCTCATGACAATGACGTCGCCGTCGATGCCCTTGGCGTTGATGAAGTCCATGATCTCGTGGCCGCTCATGTCGGGCA encodes:
- a CDS encoding EAL domain-containing protein, coding for MNLTPAGYAALETSSDDPTPVVHAADNWPRILLVDDEPRLLSSLYELLRDRDYHLVTATCGSEALAQLTKLKFDLILLDLRLPDMSGHEIMDFINAKGIDGDVIVMSGEVGIDAAIGALKRGAYDYLRKPYSREELLKTVENALQKRRLAVDNERIASKLENSEKMYRYLVDSSPDIIYTLNHEGKFTFINDRVQQLLGFTREELIGKHYSILVHDEDQERARYAFNERRVDERASRNVELRLKCNTGGGIERTFNNTLMTISLNAIGMHVPDHSVKKHEFFGTYGVARDITDRKRAEEVISYQAYHDILTDLPNRMLFKDRLGLAVIQAKRKLTELAVMFIDLDRFKLVNDTLGHVKGDELLQQVSQRLKTCLRRGDTLARQGGDEFTIVLPELRDRQDAKAIADKFLESLHEPFDLDGHQVHISASIGIAIYPNDGETIDELLRHADIAMYQVKALGKNGHSFYHDSMLDVSHQKIALEQSLRKALELNELEMYYQPQLDVATGRIIGAEGLMRWNHPQRGLLSAGEFLPFAEENGLMLPISDWMLGALCRDLLQWNAAGGESIRLSLNLSPQYLDRGDFFEKMRGALTRYGISPAQIEVEITENICIRNPQYAIEQLNKLCQLGVSVAIDDFGTGYSSLSYLHRFPIHTIKIDQSFVKEIHDENGHYPVILAIISIARGLGLHLVAEGVETDVQSRYLQANGCTTMQGYFYHRPISLLSFIDVLQDQNRLSAASSLPSSATNANKAPNTDTQPAMVAIQA